Proteins encoded in a region of the Clostridium butyricum genome:
- the recA gene encoding recombinase RecA, which translates to MANIDAEKLKAIESAMSNIEKQFGKGSVMKLGDHNVTTMDAISTGCLDLDIALGIGGVPKGRIIEIYGPESSGKTTVALSIAAEAQKKGGAVGYIDAEHALDPSYAQKIGVDVESLIISQPDTGEQGLEIAEALVRSGAIDVLVVDSVAALVPKAEIEGEMGDSHIGLQARLMSQALRKLAGTINKTNCVAIFINQLREKVGVMFGSPETTTGGRALKFYASVRLDIRRIDSIKQGDSIIGNRTRVKVMKNKVAPPFRQAEFDIMYNEGISRTGNVLDVGVKEEIVQKSGAWFSYGDVRLGQGRENSKVYLKDNPDVALDIENQIRAKYNLPLAEAAPAEAKSESAVDTAPKEDKTKEK; encoded by the coding sequence ATGGCAAATATAGATGCAGAAAAGCTAAAAGCAATTGAAAGTGCTATGAGTAATATAGAAAAGCAGTTTGGTAAAGGGTCAGTCATGAAATTGGGAGATCATAATGTGACGACTATGGATGCTATATCAACTGGATGCTTGGATTTAGATATAGCTCTTGGAATAGGTGGAGTTCCAAAGGGAAGAATAATTGAAATTTATGGACCTGAAAGTTCAGGTAAAACAACAGTAGCCCTTAGTATAGCAGCAGAAGCACAAAAAAAAGGTGGAGCTGTTGGATATATTGATGCAGAGCATGCATTAGATCCTAGTTATGCACAAAAGATAGGTGTAGATGTTGAAAGCTTAATAATTTCTCAGCCAGATACAGGAGAACAAGGTCTTGAAATAGCAGAAGCATTAGTGCGTTCTGGAGCTATTGATGTATTAGTTGTTGACTCTGTTGCAGCTTTAGTTCCAAAAGCTGAAATAGAAGGGGAAATGGGAGATTCTCATATAGGTCTTCAAGCGAGATTAATGTCTCAAGCATTAAGAAAGCTTGCAGGTACAATAAATAAAACTAATTGTGTTGCGATATTTATAAATCAATTAAGAGAAAAAGTTGGAGTAATGTTCGGTTCACCTGAAACAACAACTGGTGGTAGAGCGTTAAAATTCTATGCATCAGTAAGACTTGACATACGTAGAATAGATTCGATAAAACAAGGTGATTCAATAATAGGTAACAGAACTAGAGTTAAAGTAATGAAGAATAAGGTTGCACCTCCATTTAGACAGGCAGAATTTGATATTATGTATAATGAAGGAATATCAAGAACTGGTAATGTACTTGATGTAGGAGTTAAAGAAGAAATAGTTCAAAAGAGCGGAGCTTGGTTCTCATATGGTGATGTACGATTAGGCCAAGGTAGAGAAAATTCAAAAGTATATTTAAAAGATAATCCAGATGTAGCTCTTGACATAGAAAATCAAATTAGAGCTAAATATAATTTACCATTAGCTGAAGCAGCACCAGCTGAAGCTAAAAGTGAAAGCGCAGTAGATACTGCTCCTAAAGAAGATAAGACTAAAGAAAAATAA
- the rny gene encoding ribonuclease Y: MQLALMIIADIVILAILGIVVYKSVQNTTKSKVESLEKEAEEVLKRAERDAEAKKKEAILEAKEELHRLRNDFDKESRDRRNEIQRLERRVIQREEALDKKSELLESKEQTINEKMLELDQVEAKVQELYNERRAELERVAALSGEEAREILLDEIRKEITHDAALMIKDIESRAKEEADKKSREIITTAIQRCAADHVSETTVHVVALPNDEMKGRIIGREGRNIRTLETLTGVDLIIDDTPEAVILSSFDPIRREVARMALEKLIVDGRIHPARIEEMVERATKDVENSIKEEGEQAALETSVHGLHPEIIRLLGRLKYRTSYGQNVLKHSIEVSYLAGLMASELGLDVTLAKRAGLLHDIGKAVDQEQEGPHALIGGDLAKKYHESPLVVNAIAAHHSDVEMQSLEAVLVQAADAISAARPGARRETLEAYIKRLEKLEEIANSYEGVEKSYAIQAGREIRIMVKPEKVDDVGTIELAHNLVKSVEEQLEYPGQIKINVIRETRAVDFAK; the protein is encoded by the coding sequence GTGCAACTAGCGTTAATGATAATTGCTGATATCGTTATATTAGCAATATTAGGAATAGTGGTTTATAAGTCGGTTCAAAATACTACAAAAAGTAAAGTAGAATCACTTGAAAAAGAAGCAGAAGAAGTTTTAAAGAGAGCAGAAAGAGATGCTGAAGCTAAAAAGAAAGAAGCAATACTTGAAGCTAAAGAAGAACTTCACAGATTAAGAAATGATTTTGATAAAGAATCTCGTGACAGAAGGAATGAGATTCAAAGGCTTGAGAGAAGAGTAATTCAAAGAGAAGAAGCACTTGATAAGAAAAGTGAACTTCTAGAAAGCAAAGAACAAACAATTAATGAAAAAATGCTTGAATTAGATCAAGTAGAAGCAAAGGTACAGGAACTTTATAATGAAAGAAGAGCAGAACTTGAAAGAGTTGCAGCCCTTTCAGGCGAAGAAGCTCGTGAAATTCTTTTAGATGAAATTAGAAAAGAAATTACACATGATGCTGCGTTAATGATTAAAGACATTGAAAGCAGAGCAAAAGAAGAGGCAGATAAGAAGTCAAGAGAGATTATAACTACTGCCATTCAAAGATGTGCAGCAGATCATGTGTCAGAGACAACTGTACACGTTGTTGCCCTACCGAATGATGAGATGAAAGGTAGAATAATAGGTAGAGAAGGAAGAAACATAAGAACCTTAGAAACATTAACAGGAGTAGACTTAATTATAGATGATACTCCGGAAGCAGTCATTTTATCAAGTTTCGATCCAATTAGAAGAGAAGTTGCTAGAATGGCACTAGAAAAGTTAATAGTGGATGGCAGAATACATCCAGCAAGAATCGAAGAGATGGTTGAAAGAGCAACTAAGGATGTTGAAAATAGTATAAAAGAAGAAGGGGAACAAGCGGCCCTTGAAACTAGTGTACACGGTTTACATCCTGAAATTATTAGACTTCTTGGTAGATTAAAATATAGAACTAGTTATGGTCAGAATGTTTTAAAACATTCCATAGAAGTTTCATATTTAGCTGGCTTGATGGCTTCAGAGCTAGGTTTAGATGTTACTCTAGCTAAAAGGGCAGGATTGTTGCATGATATAGGTAAAGCCGTAGATCAGGAACAAGAAGGTCCACATGCATTAATAGGTGGAGATCTTGCTAAGAAATATCATGAATCACCATTAGTAGTCAATGCAATAGCAGCCCATCATTCAGATGTAGAAATGCAGTCTCTTGAAGCAGTATTAGTTCAGGCAGCTGATGCAATATCAGCAGCTAGACCAGGTGCTAGAAGAGAAACATTGGAAGCATACATTAAGAGGTTAGAGAAATTAGAAGAAATTGCAAATTCTTATGAAGGTGTAGAAAAGTCATATGCCATTCAAGCTGGTAGAGAGATTAGAATTATGGTTAAACCAGAAAAAGTTGACGATGTCGGTACAATTGAATTAGCACATAATCTAGTTAAGAGTGTCGAAGAACAACTTGAGTATCCAGGACAAATTAAAATTAATGTTATTAGAGAAACTAGAGCAGTAGATTTTGCAAAGTAG
- the rimO gene encoding 30S ribosomal protein S12 methylthiotransferase RimO: MYKVGIISLGCDKNRVDSEIILGNMSRDYTITNNPKEADILIVNTCGFIESAKQESIDTILEMADYKVNYKCKLLIATGCLIQRYSEELGELIPELDLMLGVNDYDKINSVITNFINGNEKKEGLVNYTDEGINEGSRILTTQKGSAYIRIAEGCNNFCTYCIIPKIRGKFRSRKMENILKEAEELASQGIKELILIAQDTTMYGSDIYGKKNLHELLNELSKIEGIEWIRVLYCYPEEIYDELIDEMAQNNKVVKYLDLPIQHISNHVLKLMGRKTTKEAILKKIDTLRERIPGMIIRTTFIVGFPQETEEDFNEIKDFLQDYKLEKVGVFTYSQEENTPAARMDGQIDEEVKKQREKDLMLLQKGISEKINELKIGKIYDILVEGYDGEDYRGRSYEMAPEIDAEVFFKCNDNLEIGTFVKVKITKSMDYDLLGVVVDESCK; encoded by the coding sequence ATGTATAAAGTTGGAATAATAAGTTTAGGGTGTGATAAAAACAGAGTAGACTCTGAAATAATCCTTGGAAACATGAGCAGGGATTATACAATAACAAATAATCCTAAAGAAGCAGATATATTAATAGTAAATACATGTGGATTTATAGAAAGTGCTAAGCAGGAATCTATTGATACAATATTAGAAATGGCTGATTATAAAGTTAATTATAAATGTAAGCTTCTTATTGCAACTGGATGCCTTATCCAAAGATACAGTGAAGAACTTGGAGAACTTATTCCAGAATTAGATCTTATGCTTGGAGTTAATGATTATGATAAAATTAATAGTGTTATAACTAATTTTATAAACGGCAATGAGAAAAAAGAAGGACTTGTAAACTATACAGATGAAGGTATAAACGAAGGAAGCAGAATTCTTACTACACAAAAGGGAAGTGCATACATAAGAATAGCTGAAGGATGTAATAACTTCTGTACATACTGTATAATTCCTAAAATAAGAGGGAAATTCAGAAGTAGAAAAATGGAGAATATATTAAAGGAAGCAGAAGAACTTGCATCTCAAGGAATTAAAGAATTAATTCTTATAGCTCAAGATACAACTATGTATGGAAGTGATATATATGGAAAGAAAAATCTTCATGAACTATTAAATGAATTATCTAAAATAGAAGGAATAGAGTGGATAAGAGTTCTTTATTGCTATCCAGAAGAAATATATGATGAACTTATCGATGAAATGGCTCAAAATAATAAAGTTGTTAAATATTTAGATCTTCCGATACAACATATAAGTAATCATGTTTTAAAACTAATGGGAAGAAAGACTACTAAAGAAGCAATACTTAAAAAAATTGATACATTAAGAGAAAGAATACCTGGAATGATAATAAGAACTACATTTATAGTAGGATTTCCACAAGAAACAGAAGAAGACTTTAATGAAATAAAAGATTTTTTACAAGATTATAAACTTGAAAAAGTAGGAGTGTTTACATATTCACAGGAGGAAAATACACCTGCTGCAAGAATGGATGGACAAATAGATGAAGAAGTTAAAAAGCAAAGAGAAAAAGATCTGATGCTTTTACAAAAAGGTATTTCAGAAAAAATAAATGAATTGAAAATTGGCAAAATATATGATATTCTTGTTGAAGGATATGATGGAGAAGATTACCGTGGAAGAAGCTATGAGATGGCTCCTGAAATAGACGCAGAGGTATTTTTTAAGTGTAACGATAATCTTGAAATAGGTACATTTGTTAAAGTAAAGATAACAAAGAGTATGGATTATGATTTATTAGGAGTTGTGGTTGATGAATCTTGCAAATAA
- the pgsA gene encoding CDP-diacylglycerol--glycerol-3-phosphate 3-phosphatidyltransferase, with amino-acid sequence MNLANKLTLIRIVLVPVFLVFIAAKNIPYGSTIATVIFILASITDKLDGYIARSRNQITNFGKFMDPLADKLLVTAALISLVELHVVPAWAAVIIIAREFAVSGLRSIAASQGKVIAASWWGKIKTVIQIIAIILLLLKVNIGDFQYLTKLVRNNNIWSQFFEIVPSIMLMAAVIITIISGYEYFKHNREALDTDK; translated from the coding sequence ATGAATCTTGCAAATAAATTGACTTTAATCAGAATAGTATTAGTTCCTGTATTCTTAGTATTTATTGCAGCTAAGAATATACCTTATGGTAGCACTATTGCAACCGTAATATTTATTTTAGCATCTATAACAGATAAGCTTGATGGTTATATTGCAAGAAGCAGGAACCAGATAACGAATTTCGGTAAGTTTATGGATCCCTTAGCTGATAAGTTGCTTGTAACTGCGGCCCTTATATCATTGGTTGAATTACATGTTGTTCCTGCATGGGCTGCCGTAATTATAATTGCACGTGAATTTGCAGTTTCAGGTTTAAGATCAATTGCAGCTTCCCAAGGAAAAGTAATTGCTGCAAGCTGGTGGGGAAAGATAAAAACAGTAATACAGATAATAGCTATAATTTTATTACTATTAAAAGTGAATATTGGAGATTTTCAATATTTAACTAAGCTTGTTAGAAATAATAATATATGGTCACAATTTTTTGAAATTGTACCATCAATTATGCTTATGGCAGCAGTAATAATTACAATAATTTCTGGATATGAATACTTTAAGCATAACAGAGAAGCTTTAGATACTGATAAATAA